In the genome of Nitratireductor sp. GISD-1A_MAKvit, the window ATGCGCCCCTGTTCGATGTCCGCGTCGCCCGGATAGACGAGCGTGACTGTTTTTTCCTGCCCTTCATCGGCCGTGTAAACAACAGTCGACCCCATGCGGACAATGGTTGCCGCAAGGGTGCCATCGCGCACGATACGCGCCCGGTCAAGTTCGGCAAACATGGTTTCCGAAGCTTCGGGGTTGCGATCCTCCAGTGCTTCCGCGAGGCCGGTAAGGCGCTGATGGTCGGTCTCGGAAATCGTTATGCTCGGCTTGCGCCCTGTCTTCTGCTGCATTGGTTGTTCCACGCGAATTTTCCGGCCGCACCCAGAGTGCGAACCGACAGGCTTCGACTGATGTTAAGGCTCTTTGTTGATGCGCCTGGAGTTTTGTTTCGTCTATCGACTTGGTCTCAATGACCGAATGACGAAAACGCACCCCTCGGTTCGGAGGCGCACGGCACCGAACCGGGGGTCAATATCCCGCGATGGGACATACCCGGAAAAGAACGCAGATGTGCTTTCGGTTCGTGCTCATGAATTTAACGTGGTGTGTGGACGTAGCGATGTCAAGGTGGTTTCGGTAAATGTCGCAAGACTTACACGCCAGGTGCTTCTGGCGGGAGGGTCGTGTTCACGCAGGTTCCCTTGCAACGATGCGGCCAGGGTGCCATCTCTTCTCACAGCTTGTGCGCGCCGCCATCGCATTGCGGCGCATCGTTGTTTTCTTCAGAAACGGATCGTTCATGTCAAACCAGAATGTCAGTTTTCCAAGACGCGTCCTGCAACGCCGCAAGGCGCTTGCACCTGCCGTTCTCTTGCTGGTTCTGACATTTGGCTCTTTTGTATTCCTCACCATTGCCGATGAGGTGGCGGAAGGCGAAATCGCAGCGTTTGACCGAGGCGTCCTGCTTTCGATGCGCAACGCGTCAGATGTATCCGATCCGCTAGGCCCCCCATGGCTGGAGGAGGCGGCGCTCGAAATCACGGCCATTGGCGGTTATCCGGTGATCGTACTCTCCCTGTTGATCGTGACGGGGCTTCTGATCGTTGTACGGCGTTATGGGGCAGCCCTTTATTCCGTGCTTTCGGTGGGGTCCGGTGCGCTGGTCTCATACACGCTGAAAAACCACTACGATCGCCCGAGACCTGATCTGGTCGAGCATCTCGATGTGATCCACACGGCAAGCTTCCCAAGCGGTCACGCGACGGTCACCACCGTGGCTTATCTCACGCTTGCTGCGCTTGTTGTCCGTTTCTTTCCGGCCTGGCGGGTCAGGCTCTATGTTCTCGCCGTGGCGGTCTTCGTTTCTTTCATTGTCGGTATAAGCCGGATCTATCTGGGCGTTCACTGGCCGAGCGATGTTTTCGCCGGCTGGGCACTGGGGGTGGCGTGGGCGAGTTTCGCCTGGCTTTGCGCCAGTCTCCTTGCCCTTTATCGAGGCAAGAGGCTTGAGGACAGGGCTGGAAAGCGGTTGCGCGAAACGCCGGTCGAGGCTATGGAACGAATATGAAAATGATTTCTTGCGCAAAACTCTGGTGGTGGGTCCGTTAACAGCGGCCAACCGTGCAGTGCGCGCGCAGGAAAAGACCATGGCCGCAGGTGAGAACCGGGCGGCTTTTTTTGTGTGCTTCCCGGCAATGCCTGAAAAAGGAGCATATGATGAGCCTGGAAGTTCTGGAAAACGGTGCCGAGCGGTTCGAAACCGCAGGTGATGTCACAATCACGCGGACCCGTTTCGAAACCGCCTATGAAGGCGCCATTGATGCCTACATAGACGCTCTCGACGAGCGCCGCGGGGCGGTGTTTTCCTCCAATTACGAGTACCCGGGCCGCTACACCCGCTGGGATACCGCGATTATCGATCCGCCAATGGTGATCTCGGCGCGTGGTCGGGAGATGAAGATCGAGGCGCTGAACGATCGCGGAAAGGCTCTTCTCCAGATCGTCGCCGACCCCATAACCAGTCTCGCGGCGGTTGCGGTGAACGCGCGGGACGACACGCAGATTTCGCTGACCGTGTCAAAGCCCGAACGGGTTTTCTCCGAGGAAGAGCGCTCCCGTGCTCCCTCCGTGTTCACCGTTCTGCGGGCCATCACCGATCTTTTCCATACCGGGCACGATGCAAATCTGGGGCTTTACGGTGCGTTCGGTTACGATCTTGCGTTTCAGTTCGACCCGATCGAACAGAGCCTGGAACGCCCGGAAAGCCAGCGTGATCTCGTGCTCTACCTGCCAGATGAAATCCTTGTCGTCGATCACCATGCGGCCAAGGCCTGGCACGACCGCTACGACTATGCAGGTAACGGCGTATCGACGGAAGGTCTGTCATGCGACGGCGCGCGCAATGCGTTCCGGCCTGCCGACCACGTGCCGCCACGCGGCGATCATGAACCTGGCGAGTATGCCCGTCTGGTCGAAAAGGCGAAGCAGAGCTTCCACCGGGGCGACCTTTTCGAGGTGGTGCCGGGGCAGATGTTCATGGAACGGGCCGAGCGTCGCCCATCGCAGATTTCGCGCCGCCTGAAGGAGATCAACCCGTCTCCATATTCCTTCTTCATCAATCTGGGTGAGCAGGAATATCTCGTCGGGGCTTCGCCGGAAATGTTCGTGCGGGTGAATGGCCGGCGTGTCGAGACATGTCCTATCTCGGGCACCATCAAACGCGGCGACGATGCCATTGCCGATGCCGAACAGATCATCAAGCTCCTGAATTCCAAGAAGGACGAATCCGAGCTCACCATGTGTTCGGATGTCGACCGCAACGACAAAAGCCGGGTGTGTGAGCCGGGCTCGGTACGGGTAATCGGGCGCCGCCAGATCGAGATGTATTCGCGTCTCATTCACACGGTAGACCATATCGAAGGCCGGTTGCGCGAGGGGATGGACGCCTATGATGCCTTCCTTAGCCATGCCTGGGCCGTGACGGTCACCGGGGCGCCGAAACTGTGGGCCATGCGGTTCATCGAGGAAAACGAAAAGAGCCCGCGCGCCTGGTATGGTGGAGCCATCGGGATGGTTCATTTCAATGGCGACATGAACACTGGTCTCACATTGCGCACCATTCGCATCAAGGACGGTGTGGCGGAGGTGCGGGCAGGGGCGACGCTTCTGTTCGATTCCGACCCGCAGGAAGAAGAGGCTGAAACGGAACTCAAGGCGTCGGCCATGCTGTCGGCCATCCGGGGTGCTGGGACATCAGACATGGAAGATGAAAAGCGTGCGTGCGCCCCTGTCGGCGAAGGTGTGAAGATCCTGCTTGTGGATCACGAAGATTCCTTCGTTCACACACTCGCCAATTACTTCCGACAGACGGGCGCAGAGGTGGTGACCGTGCGCGCTCCCGTAGAAAACGAAGTGTTTGAAAGGGTTGCGCCGGATCTCGTCGTCCTGTCGCCGGGCCCCGGCCGGCCGGAAGATTTCGACTGCAGGACCACAATCGCAAAATGCCGGGATCGCGGTTTGCCGATCTTTGGTGTCTGTCTTGGTCTGCAGGCTCTGGTGGAAGCCTATGGCGGAGAGCTTCGTCAGCTTGCGGAGCCCATGCATGGCAAGCCTTCGCGCATCCGTGTTGGAGGAAACAGCCTCGTTTTCTCCGGCCTCCCCCCCGAGGTAACGGTGGGTCGCTATCATTCCATCTTTGCCGATCCAGCGCGCCTGCCTTCCACCTTCACCGTCACAGCGGAGACCGAAGACGGGGTGATCATGGGCATCGAACATGAGGATGAGCCGGTTGCTGCGGTGCAATTCCATCCCGAATCGATCATGACCCTTGGACAGAATGCCGGCATGCGCATGATCGAGAACGTGGTGGCGAGACTGCCGCGCAAAGCGCGTGAGAAAGCAGCCTGACAGATCTGGCCAGTCAGGTTTCCGACAGGCCAGTCGGGGAAAAGGGGAGAGGGATCACCATGCCATCAAACGGCAAGCTCCAGCGCATCGCGATGTGGTCCATCCTCGTTGCGCTGGGCATTTTTGCGCTCAAGCTTGCCGCATGGTGGCTCACCGATTCCGTGGCGCTCTTTTCCGATGCGATGGAATCGGTGGTCAATGTCGTGGCATCGTGCGTGGCCTGGTATGCTTTGCGCATTGCCCACACGCCGGCAGACGACAACCATCCGTTCGGCCATCACAAGGCAGAATATTTCTCAGCCGTTCTGGAAGGCGTTCTGATTGTCGTTGCTGCATTGCTGATCATCCGGGAAGCGGGGATTGCTCTTTTCGAGCCGCGTCCGCTTGAAACTCCCTTCGTCGGATTGCTTATCAACGGGCTTGCCGCCGTCGGCAACGGCATTTGGGCGTGGCTTCTGGTGTCGACCGGGCGCAGGGCGCGATCTCCGGCCATGATCGCCGATGGCAGGCATTTGTGGACCGATGTCGTCACCTCGGCAGGCGTGATTGGCGGCCTGGTGCTTGCCGTAGCAACCGGATGGAACTGGCTGGACCCGCTGATGGCGCTGATCGTTGCCGTAAACATTCTCTGGCATGGCTGGCATCTCGTGGGAGAGTCGGTGCAGGGGCTGATGGATGTTTCGGTCGAGCCTGAAGAACTGAAAAAGATCGAACGTGTGATCGCCGACAATGATGCAGGCGCTCTTGAATTTCACGATCTCAAGACCCGTGAAGCGGGCAGGGCCCGCTTTATCGAATTTCATCTGGTCGTGCCGTCGGACATGACGGTCGAGGCTGCACACCGCATCTGCGACCGTATCGAAGGGGCACTTGAGAAAAACCAGCCCGGCGCGGAAGTCACCATTCACGTGGAACCTGAACACAAGGCAAAATTCTGCTGATCAGGAGCTGCGGATGCCCTTCTCCAGAACATCGGGATAGGTTTTCACGATATCCTGAATCTCGTCACTGTAGTCATCCATCTCCTGGATCCTGCGAATTTCTATGGTTTCGTTCGGTGATCCGGGGCAGCGCTTTGCCCATTCTATGGCGTCTTCCAGTGTCGGCACATCGATGATCCAGTAGCCGCCAAGCACCTCCTTGGCCTCGATGAAAGGGCCGTCGATGACCACGGGTTCGCCGCTGGCGAAGGACACCCGTGCCCCGGCAGAGGGCGGGTGCAGGCCCTCGAGCGCCACCAGAACCCCGGCAGCGCGCAATTGCTCATTATAGGCCATCATTTTTTCGACGGCGTCAGCCGGCAGATCAAGCTCCGGCCCGGCCGATTCAAACCCCTTCGGTATCATCAGCATCATATAGCGCATGGGATGCTCCTCATTGTTTCCATTGCCGTTCTCAGGACGAACGAGGGAGTGAAGATCCGACAGGCGGCGCAAAACAAAAAATGCAGGAAGCTCGGTCCGTCAGCCCACGAGCTTCTCCACTTGCTCAGGCAAGGCCAGTCCGCATCAGGCGGCCTTGCGTTCGGCGAGCTGCCGGTCGAGGCGGGCATATCCCTGTTCCATTCCGTCGGACATGGGCGATTTCAGTATGGTGTCGCGCGCCTGGCTGGATGTACAACGCAACACCATTTCCATCCGTGTCGTCCCGCCCTCCTCCACGAAAGTGGTGGTTATCTCGGTGCCGCCATCGGTCCAGTCTTCATCAAACATTTCCTGATGAACGATGCGTCTGGGCGCATCGACTTCCAGATATGTTGCAGTCATTCCCATGTCGGCGCCGCTTTGTGTGTTGCGCCACACATACCGACCCTTGCCACCGGCGCGAAGATCGATCTCGCAAATGGGCAGGGTCCAGTTTTCCGGACCTGTCATCCAGCGTTTGATCAGTTCTGGCCGCGTATGGGCCTCAAATACCATTTGCCGCGGTGCGTTGAAGCGGCGGGTTATGACAAGCTCCCTGTCACCTCGTGCGGTGATGGTCAGGGTTTGGGGCTGTGACATTCGGGTTCCTTTCGGCATTGGATGTAAAAAGGAAGCGACCGGATCAACCTGAGCCGGCCGGCGGGTCGTTTACGGATTTCAGGGTTTCAAGGAGCGCGTCGAGCTTTGCATAGCGCGTTTCCAGGAATTTGCGGTACTGGTCCAGCCAGTCGATGGCCTCGCCCAGCGCCTTCGCTTCCAGTTTGCAGGGGCGTTTCTGCGCATCGCGACGGCGCGAGACGAGTCCCGCCTTTTCCAGAACCTTGATATGTTTGGAAATGGCAGGCTGGCTCAAGGCAAACGGTTCGGCCAATTGCGTTACGGTTGCCTCGCCAACACAAAGGCGGGCAAGTATGGCCCGCCGTGTCGGATCGGCCAGGGCCGCAAATGTCGCATCCAGCTGCTTGTTCTGCATGATGTTTCCCTTAATTTCCAGTTGGATATATATCCAATTGGGAATATAAAGTCAATCCACGCTGCGGCAAGGGAACATTCCCATGCGCGGTACGATCCTGTATGCCATCGGTACAGCAGTCAGGACGCTTGTTGATGGACACCACGCCGCAGACTTCTTCGAATGGACCTCTCACGCGTCTTGCTTTCCCCTTTCAATGGTTGTTTCTCGTGGGCCTTACCCTTGGGCTTGCAGGCGTCATGCTGGTTGGCGCGTTGCCTGCAGCGCTTCTGATCGGCCCGATGCTTGCGGCAGTTGCCACGGGTGCGCTCGGTTCGAGCATTCGCGTGCCCATGGCGGCCTTTGCCGCCGCTCAGACATTCGTCGGGCTGTTGATTGGCGGCTCGCTGGAGCCGGCCATCCTTGCATCCTTCGGTGATATCTGGCCGATTCTCCTGCTTGCTGTATTGGCGACGGTCGCTGCAAGCAGCGTGTTGGGGTTTCTCGTAAGCCGCTGGAAAATCCTGCCCGGAACGACGGCGGTCTGGGGCTCGGCACCAGGAGCGGCCACGGCAATGGTGCTGATGGCCGGTGCATTCGGGGCAGATGCACGGCTGGTGGCTTTCATGCAGTATCTTCGGGTGATCTTTGTCACGGTGGCGGCAGCGGCGATCGCTCGTCTGTGGGTCGACACATCCGGTGTCGACGCGCCGGAAACGGACTGGTTTCCTGCGCTTGACCAGACAGCTTTTGCCATCACTGTGGCCACGGCGCTC includes:
- the rnk gene encoding nucleoside diphosphate kinase regulator, with product MQQKTGRKPSITISETDHQRLTGLAEALEDRNPEASETMFAELDRARIVRDGTLAATIVRMGSTVVYTADEGQEKTVTLVYPGDADIEQGRISITTPVGTALIGLKEGQSINWTARNGQTHKLTVVRVSQPEETA
- a CDS encoding phosphatase PAP2 family protein: MSNQNVSFPRRVLQRRKALAPAVLLLVLTFGSFVFLTIADEVAEGEIAAFDRGVLLSMRNASDVSDPLGPPWLEEAALEITAIGGYPVIVLSLLIVTGLLIVVRRYGAALYSVLSVGSGALVSYTLKNHYDRPRPDLVEHLDVIHTASFPSGHATVTTVAYLTLAALVVRFFPAWRVRLYVLAVAVFVSFIVGISRIYLGVHWPSDVFAGWALGVAWASFAWLCASLLALYRGKRLEDRAGKRLRETPVEAMERI
- a CDS encoding YciI family protein, which encodes MRYMMLMIPKGFESAGPELDLPADAVEKMMAYNEQLRAAGVLVALEGLHPPSAGARVSFASGEPVVIDGPFIEAKEVLGGYWIIDVPTLEDAIEWAKRCPGSPNETIEIRRIQEMDDYSDEIQDIVKTYPDVLEKGIRSS
- a CDS encoding AbrB family transcriptional regulator; this encodes MDTTPQTSSNGPLTRLAFPFQWLFLVGLTLGLAGVMLVGALPAALLIGPMLAAVATGALGSSIRVPMAAFAAAQTFVGLLIGGSLEPAILASFGDIWPILLLAVLATVAASSVLGFLVSRWKILPGTTAVWGSAPGAATAMVLMAGAFGADARLVAFMQYLRVIFVTVAAAAIARLWVDTSGVDAPETDWFPALDQTAFAITVATALAGALFGRAARLPAPYFLGGLLAGAAVHLGGGVTLELPPWLMGTAYMIVGWTIGLKFDRSLLRTALRALPQVVVSIVALMAFCGALAWFLHVEWGIDPLTAYLATSPGGMDSVAIIAAAASQDVNLSFVMAVQMARFLFVLLAGPPISRMVARWAGG
- a CDS encoding anthranilate synthase; this translates as MSLEVLENGAERFETAGDVTITRTRFETAYEGAIDAYIDALDERRGAVFSSNYEYPGRYTRWDTAIIDPPMVISARGREMKIEALNDRGKALLQIVADPITSLAAVAVNARDDTQISLTVSKPERVFSEEERSRAPSVFTVLRAITDLFHTGHDANLGLYGAFGYDLAFQFDPIEQSLERPESQRDLVLYLPDEILVVDHHAAKAWHDRYDYAGNGVSTEGLSCDGARNAFRPADHVPPRGDHEPGEYARLVEKAKQSFHRGDLFEVVPGQMFMERAERRPSQISRRLKEINPSPYSFFINLGEQEYLVGASPEMFVRVNGRRVETCPISGTIKRGDDAIADAEQIIKLLNSKKDESELTMCSDVDRNDKSRVCEPGSVRVIGRRQIEMYSRLIHTVDHIEGRLREGMDAYDAFLSHAWAVTVTGAPKLWAMRFIEENEKSPRAWYGGAIGMVHFNGDMNTGLTLRTIRIKDGVAEVRAGATLLFDSDPQEEEAETELKASAMLSAIRGAGTSDMEDEKRACAPVGEGVKILLVDHEDSFVHTLANYFRQTGAEVVTVRAPVENEVFERVAPDLVVLSPGPGRPEDFDCRTTIAKCRDRGLPIFGVCLGLQALVEAYGGELRQLAEPMHGKPSRIRVGGNSLVFSGLPPEVTVGRYHSIFADPARLPSTFTVTAETEDGVIMGIEHEDEPVAAVQFHPESIMTLGQNAGMRMIENVVARLPRKAREKAA
- a CDS encoding cation diffusion facilitator family transporter, which translates into the protein MPSNGKLQRIAMWSILVALGIFALKLAAWWLTDSVALFSDAMESVVNVVASCVAWYALRIAHTPADDNHPFGHHKAEYFSAVLEGVLIVVAALLIIREAGIALFEPRPLETPFVGLLINGLAAVGNGIWAWLLVSTGRRARSPAMIADGRHLWTDVVTSAGVIGGLVLAVATGWNWLDPLMALIVAVNILWHGWHLVGESVQGLMDVSVEPEELKKIERVIADNDAGALEFHDLKTREAGRARFIEFHLVVPSDMTVEAAHRICDRIEGALEKNQPGAEVTIHVEPEHKAKFC
- a CDS encoding SRPBCC family protein, whose product is MSQPQTLTITARGDRELVITRRFNAPRQMVFEAHTRPELIKRWMTGPENWTLPICEIDLRAGGKGRYVWRNTQSGADMGMTATYLEVDAPRRIVHQEMFDEDWTDGGTEITTTFVEEGGTTRMEMVLRCTSSQARDTILKSPMSDGMEQGYARLDRQLAERKAA
- a CDS encoding ArsR/SmtB family transcription factor; the encoded protein is MQNKQLDATFAALADPTRRAILARLCVGEATVTQLAEPFALSQPAISKHIKVLEKAGLVSRRRDAQKRPCKLEAKALGEAIDWLDQYRKFLETRYAKLDALLETLKSVNDPPAGSG